Proteins from a single region of Antechinus flavipes isolate AdamAnt ecotype Samford, QLD, Australia chromosome 2, AdamAnt_v2, whole genome shotgun sequence:
- the CNRIP1 gene encoding CB1 cannabinoid receptor-interacting protein 1 isoform X2 — protein sequence MMVRSSSKWTGNASARIGLSSYSLVPLTRWKNISIGGVLVPLELKSEESDGDRVVYTGIYDTEGVAPTKSGERQPIQITMPFADIGTFETMWQVKFYNYHKRDHCQWGSPFRVIEYECKPNETRSLMWVNKESFL from the exons ATGATGGTCCGGTCTTCTTCAAAGTGGACGGGCAACGCTTCGGCCAGAATCGGACTATCAAGCTACTCACTGGTTCCTCTTACAAGGTGGAA GAACATCTCCATTGGTGGTGTGCTTGTCCCATTGGAGCTGAAATCTGAAGAGTCTGATGGTGACCGAGTTGTTTACACAGGAATATATGATACAGAAGGTGTGGCTCCAACAAAAAGTGGGGAGCGACAACCCATCCAGATTACCATGCCT TTTGCTGATATTGGGACCTTTGAGACTATGTGGCAGGTGAAGTTCTACAATTATCACAAACGGGATCATTGCCAATGGGGAAGCCCCTTCCGTGTCATTGAATATGAGTGCAAGCCCAATGAGACACGCAGTTTGATGTGGGTGAACAAGGAATCGTTCTTGTGA
- the CNRIP1 gene encoding CB1 cannabinoid receptor-interacting protein 1 isoform X1, whose protein sequence is MGDLPSLVRLSIALRIQPNDGPVFFKVDGQRFGQNRTIKLLTGSSYKVEVKIKPTTLQVKNISIGGVLVPLELKSEESDGDRVVYTGIYDTEGVAPTKSGERQPIQITMPFADIGTFETMWQVKFYNYHKRDHCQWGSPFRVIEYECKPNETRSLMWVNKESFL, encoded by the exons ATGGGGGACCTCCCGAGCCTCGTGCGCCTCTCCATCGCTCTCCGGATCCAGCCTAATGATGGTCCGGTCTTCTTCAAAGTGGACGGGCAACGCTTCGGCCAGAATCGGACTATCAAGCTACTCACTGGTTCCTCTTACAAGGTGGAAGTGAAGATCAAGCCCACCACTCTCCAAGTGAA GAACATCTCCATTGGTGGTGTGCTTGTCCCATTGGAGCTGAAATCTGAAGAGTCTGATGGTGACCGAGTTGTTTACACAGGAATATATGATACAGAAGGTGTGGCTCCAACAAAAAGTGGGGAGCGACAACCCATCCAGATTACCATGCCT TTTGCTGATATTGGGACCTTTGAGACTATGTGGCAGGTGAAGTTCTACAATTATCACAAACGGGATCATTGCCAATGGGGAAGCCCCTTCCGTGTCATTGAATATGAGTGCAAGCCCAATGAGACACGCAGTTTGATGTGGGTGAACAAGGAATCGTTCTTGTGA